From the Debaryomyces hansenii CBS767 chromosome F complete sequence genome, the window GAAAGCATTTCTAATGAGGAAGTTGAAACTCAAACCATCACcgaagatgataaaaatgCCAACCCGAATATATCAAGAGAAGCTACAATCAAGGAGAATACAGCAAGTAATTCTAATCAAGCGTCAGAGAATGATGAAGTAATTGATAACGATTTGGATAACAacgatgaaaaattaacgGAGAATGATTCGGTCTCTAATAGTAAACCGAATGTCGATGCGCCtataaaagaagaacaatCTTCAAACGATGATTTGATAAACGAAAGTTCAAAGGAGGACACAAATAAGCctaaagatgatgatggaGAAACGCAAGCAGCTATTGATTCTATTGTCTCCGACGAGGAAAACTTGTTAAACAATAAAGGTGATGAGTCGAATGAAGTGAAGGAAGAGAAGAGAGTTAAATTTGCTGATGAATTAGAACAAGAACAAAGGGAGGGAACCGAACCTTATGATACAAATTATTCCCCGCTGGATGCCGagtttgaaattattcCGGAAACTTTTGAAGGACCACCGCAAAGGGTGGCCCGTAATACAATATATCTTATCGACTTTGAAGAGGATAAGGATCCCAGCTATAAGCTCGATATTGCTAACATTAAAGCCATGTTATTTGGATCACAATCGCTTCTTCCAGCTTCCAGAAGATTTAAGGATTTGAAAACCATACTAAGAATAGGCGAAGTGGAAAACCCTTATGCAACTGtaaaacaagaaaaggatgaattatttgagcCGGTTTCAGAACTCACTGAAGATAATGCAATGTTCGATGAACTCAAAAGATTGCCTAAATTGGGTATTACCCAAGCTGTAGTAGAAGAAATCGAAGAAGACACTCAAGAGGAAAATGCCCCTATTGTATTAAAGACAGAAGCACCAACAGGTATTTACTTACCAAATGGAAACAAGAAGGTTTGTTTAATATCAGGCACGGAagttaaatattttgatccCTCCAATGGTATACCGTATAGCAGTGTCGAGACATACagatttttgaaaactatTGAACAGGGTAACGTTCCTTGGTACAGCATTGACGAAgtagataatgataatggaCCCGTTGAGATATATCTTGGGTCTAGAGACGGTACCGAAAAACATGCAAAGGGAGTTCCTGAAGGTTTTGATAGCTAAAGCATCTACAAATTTTGTACAAAGTCCAATTatttcttatatatataagtatGTAAAATATTCATGAACAATATCTAAGTTGAATTATGCTGAACGTCCTTTTCGTGGGCATTAACTAAATCGCCTTGAAAGTTCATCAACTTTTCCTTTAAAATAGGAATGAAAAACTTTcttatttctattttataattctcTGAAtcgatttcaaaaatgtattcatcttcatcttggTCGTGAACGAATTCAGGAACAACTATAGTACCTGTGAACGTCTCATCTTCGTTCTTGGTAACTCCATTGATCGAAAATTGTAATTTCATATCGTAGATACATAACGCCTTCCCTTTTCTTTGAGTAACATCACAATCTCCGGTAATAGAATCAACTTTGTCTAAAGAGATCTTCAAcgaatcattttcaaaacaggtatttattatttcctTTTGGAAATAATCTTTGGACCATGGAAGACAATTTTTATCTACCCAGTGCCTACATATGATGGTTAGTCCCTAGTCCCCCACTTTCTTAGCTTAAAAGTTCATGTATACATACCAGTTATTTGGGTTATGGACTACCATTTTCGATCACTTACACACAGCTACTCTGTTACTTAGAATAAAATCTTAGCGTTAGTATCAATATTGGATCTCGAAAGACGGTATAGATTTCCAGCATCTTCGAGGATGGTCAGGGCATCATAACctcaaaaatattcaaaaacacTTTCCAGCAAGAATATAGAGGAAGTACAGGTGTTTTTATGCCGGCGTATATTTAATGGTGTAAAACATAGATAAAGGTTTaggaagaaaataatgaatggatcgtattgaaagaataaatttgaCAACCACCCAGTGGTTGTACAATGTTAGGACGTCTAGTCGCAATGTGGGTCGAGAACCTTCAAGTCAATGTCAGTACCACCAGTACAGTCATTTCTTGCCAAGGAGTAAATGTCTGGTCCACTTGGACATGCCTTCCAGTCATTTGTGCCTTGGTAGGTCAAATGGTTGTCTTTAATTTCGAAGCCGCAAGATGGTTGTTGCTCGCCCCATGGATCGACATTTCCGAACTCACCAGTATTTGGGTTGACATAGATACCACGACCGTCTTGATCAACTAAGGATCCATCTTCTCTCAATGTTAAAGAAACATCGTTACCGTCATTTCCACCGACACAGAAGACATGAGGATGGCTGTCGACCTTCTTAATTGGGTCGCAGTCAAATTTAGTTTCAGAATTTGATGCCTCAATACCGAAATGTATGTCTTTGAAGTCTCCTCTGGCGACCGGAATTGCATTAGCAACTGAAGCTACTGTTAAAGCTAATAAGGATAATGTGCCgaatttcattttgttgtttaatatattgtaatagttatatttaattataaaatatcaatctTATCAGAAGAATATCTGTCTAGTATTTATACCTTTGgtatttataaaaatagCTAAGGATATCATCGCTTTGAAGAACATCGTGGGTGAATTCCTATAGTATACGACTTATTAATCTAATTAGGTCtaattaaagattttttATTTACGCTACGGTATGCCCATTCTACCCCGAGTCCTtgtattcttctttaacttCTAATGACCAAAACGGATGCAAAAAGAAGCTTGAGGTTGCGAACGTAAATATTAATCGCACTAATAATAGAAGCATGCATATATAGATCATTAAATTCTACATTTTAAGTTAtctatttataattatatgTCTGATACCGTAATATTGGAGAAGGGTAAACCTATTTTATATAGGTTTCAAGACGGGTTTATACCAGTGGAACCAAAACTTGGCTTAGTGATTGAGGTATTATGtaagaaatttgaataagcTACAAAGCATTGAATTAATACGGCATCTATTATGAAGTTAATAATGATCAAGAAGTAAAGCTCATGACCATGTAAAAGAACTCTTACTTCTTAAATATGGACCATACTTATATAGAATGAAGGGCACTGGAATCATAGCGCAAGCAATAAGGGCTAAGAAAGTTGTTGCCCACTGAATGCCCATACCTTCGTACATCTGTAATCCAAATAGCGGAAAGACACCTGACATGGTACATCTAATAAAGGTATTGGTAGCCATTGCAGAAGCAGCATATAATCTATAGGCATCAACAGTGTATGCGAATACACCGTTAAAAATTAATACTGTGCCCGCACCAAAAATGGAGGACCCTATAATGGGGCCAATCCAGTGAAGGTGGGGGTATGAAGTCCATGCCATGATAAATAACCCGACTGGAATGAAAAATACACCAGCCATCAATGgaagaaatttgaattctgGCTTGTGAACTCCCCCATTCTTTTCTATGAGTCTTAAATATTGCTTATTAAAAAGGGAAGGTGATGCAAGTGAGGCAAGAGCCATTCCAATGATGAGACCTAGGAATGCCAACCCTTGTGATGCAAgcttaaattcaaatactgTCTTGTAAATATATGGAAGTGCAATGAAAAACAAGTAGACAATAGCCAATGCGAACCCAGTGTAGAAACATAACGCTAACGTCATGTAATCCTTGAATATCAACAAGATGGGTTTCTTACATGACATTACAGTACTTTCAAACAAAGATGTTGGGTCTCTCTCTAATGGAGCATAAAACCTATTGTCGCCGGTTGTTTTCCTGAGTCTCGCGgccttcttctttaatagaACTGGTTGGTAGGTTTCAGGGACGAACAAGACTATCATTACGACTAACACCCCCGTCCATATCAACATTACATAGAATGTCCACCGGAAATACACACTCGAGTTAATAAACCCAGAAATAAGCGGCAGTACGCCCGGTCCAACAAAAGGGGAGATGGTGTAAAGCAAAAGGGGCGTAGACATTTCATCCTTGGCAAAGATATCCGCCAAAGACCCAGCTGCTACACTCATGAAAGCCGATCCAAAGAACCCAGACATATATCTTCCAAATAACATACTTCCTATGTTGGGACTAAATGCCGTGAGGCATTGAAATGCAAAcgaaaatgataatgaaataatgTATGTGATTTTCCGTCCATGAAACTCACTGATAGGTGACAAAAATATTCCTCCTAGCCCTAATCCAAACACATACAACGAAATTCCCAATGTGCTAACTTCATGACTTATGCCGAAATGCTCCATTATGTTGTCTGAGGCCATAGACCATGCTGCTGACGTACATGTCACACAGAACGACGTTACGGATATGATTATTGCTATGATCCATTTATGTAACTTTGAAAGATTCCTCATgtcttctttatcatctCCATTTCCATCGAATACCACTTCAAACCTTGCATCGTCATTTTTTTCTCCATCGCTAGGTATTTGCGAACCTGAATCTCTTATTCCTGAATAAGATGACTCCCCACTGTCTCTTTTCAGACTGTTAGGTTCATTATTTTCCATGATTATTTCTAATAGAAGTGTGAGGTCTTGAAAACTATCTTCTTTAGAGGATTTGGATTagttatataataaagaaatgcGCATCGTTTCGGGCCGTCCAAGTCGGGAGCTTAATTTTTCCCCCATATTTCTTGCCGAGATTAGTAAGgaaaattgaaacaaaaaagataatgatgGCTGCTTCAGCCGTGTAAGCAGCTAGTTCAGGGTAGAGTAAATAAATGATATGACTGGTCGTTAGCAATGTGTCTTAGCATATTTTAGGTGGTTTTTGAAGGATTTCTTATAAAGGTAGGACTGTGtgatttgatttcttttttaCTAGGTGGAATAGGTGCAAAATACATGAGATTCCATGAACCATAAGCGTTTGGATTATCTTCGTATATTGTATGATGCATATTTGTAGATATCGTAGCCAGCTATTCCATTGTAATTATAGACTATTAGACTATTAGCACATTGAATGTATTAAGGCTTCTGATCTGAGTATGCGCACTGTGATTTAGACAATGGTGAAGACAGGAATGCTTGCATATCCGATGAGTATTAATGTTGATGGTGTTTCAATCCCCCTCTACAATTACCAAATATTAGAAGGACCTAGTTACTATATGACTCGTTTGTAGTTCTTTAGCCATTGAGAAACAGAAATAGGCAACTTTGGACACACAACGCATATTAATAATCCGTATTGGCAAAGCATTTAAAAGCGAGCCCCGCCAAAATGTGGATCCCATATTAGACCACTTTGGTAGAGATACTAAGGAAGAAGTCTATCCgatgaaattttcactGCCAAAGCAATCTCGATAGTCAACAGGAAAAAGAGAATCTAATAGATGCGAATTTGTATGAGAACCCACGACTAATTTGCAAAGCAAATTAGCattttttccttttcacGTATAGAGGGCAGTAGAAAATAACCACAGGACTGTTGtgaaatttatttgtatgTCGATATAAGCTCTGTATGTTGCCATAAGTATTTTTGCATCTATACGTTAATATGAATGGTATAGATCAATGAACGGTGAAATATCAAACCTAAAAATTAGTTTGCTTGCCGATAAGCACACGTCGCATACCGAGTTCACAATCGTATATTTCATAGGTATAAACGTCAAACTATGTTAATTTGCCGTATGATTTATTGTCGTCGTTTGACAGGGATAGATAAGGATGAAAAGAATTTTGGCAGACTGGGACACGTGCACATTTTGAAATCACCATACGAGTAAACACGTCGAATTGGTTAAATTGTAGGTATATAGGTGTTTTTGAAGCAGAGCTAGCTTATATAATGCCTGATATTGAGCCATCAAGCTTGAAGGAGGGAAAGTTATATCGGGATCTAGAAAAATCGGTATCAAGCTTAGATGAGACCAATCCACCATTATATCCAGCACCAAAACCACTCAAGCGAAAGTTGATAATATATCTACTCATAGAGAGCACTATTTCCCTCTCGTTATACTATAACTATAATCTGTTGATCAATATACACCCGCTTGTGGCACCAACATTACTTGGATCATCCACGGCAGCATTGGCACAGTCTATAAaccaatattttaataagaaattgaacTTTAGGAGGGTATGCAAGTTCGTAGTATGGGGGTCGATTAATGGATTTTTTACGGCTCTTTGGGTTGAATTGTTGATGAGCAAGTTCGACAAAACGTTGCATAGAATATTTGTGGACCAATTAGTCGGAGCACCTACTTTTCAAATGGTGTTCAATGTACTAAGTAGCTTGTGGGAGAACGGTGAAATCTCGGCCAGTACAAGGCAGAAGTATATCAAATCTTTGAAGTACAGTTACTGTTACTGGCCTTTGTTTTCTATTGGtacatttatatatattcccAAGAATATGATAGTACCTGCAAATTGTTTGGCCAATTTGGTGTGGAACATCATACTAAGCAAGCTAAGTTAATGTCCCAAATAGATTATTTACTTGTATAATTCAGAACACTTTACCTTATTTAATTACTCTATATGTACTTTTAAATCATAGATTATCAATTTAAAGACGAACAGAACAGTAGATATTTGATACATTGCAGCCTTTGCTAAAAACCGAAAGCAAAGAGGACTTATACCAATAAGTGGCCTTCTTGACGTTATTTTGTCTCATTAATGAAATGCTCAAGAAGTTTTGAGTATTGTATTAGGAATATATAGCACACATATTATGTATTGTATActattctttattttatgaaaattcataaattctGTTTAACTgcgaaaaattataaaatatttccatgaatgataatttattcaaaaggTTACTGTTACgacatatttattacttATAGAGTTCTTCATTTAGGTCTGAATGACTTCAAAGGATCTGGTTTTCTACCAGATGGCTTTCtttttctatttttatGTACTTTATTCTTGTGAAATGGAACAAATCCGATCTTTTTGTGATCTGCTCTAGCACTTTCAGGAAGTAAATATTCTGGAACTCTCTTCAAATGAGTTTGAACCCTAGTTGGGTgtaattctttatcatGCCTTAATGATGCCAAATCTTGCGGATTCTCTTCGAAGAATCTCTTTAATTTGTCAGAGTTGACCAATTCATTCTTTAACTCTTTTATACGGGCTTCTCTAACAGCAGATTGCGTAACCGCTCTGAAAGCATCTTCAGCTCTATATCTAAATCCTTCAACTTGTTTCATATCAAATTGGTATGGTTTGATTTCAAAGCCGTTATTGGATTGTTGTCTAACAATACGACGCAAAACCTTTTCATCCTTTTTGGCAGTGGATAATGATGCAGTTTTATGTTTACCAAATTCGTTAAGTGGTAAAACAAAAGATAAAGCCATTCCTGATTTACCAGCTCTTGCTGTTCTTCCGACTCTATGTATATAAGACTTAGAAGAAGTAGGcaaatcaaaattcaaaacaCAGGCCACATTACGGAAATCGACACCTCTTGATACACCatattctttatctttcttttgatttGGTTTCTTTGTATTTTTGGATGTCTTTccatcattttcttcattcttgttttcttctatttccTCTCCTTCATccttttcatcttcctGTATAGTAAAGTCATTAGTTTCGTCAGTAGCAATAAGCAAGTTGTAAACGTTCTTATTATATTGCTCAACAATGTTTAACCTCGAATTAATTGGCAATTCACTATTTAAAATACAGCATCTAACTCCGAATTGttccaaaaataatttaagaCGGTAACCTCTATCTATATTGTTTACGAATACTAAAGTTTTCCccttaattaaatttaacttgaaaataacGTAGGTTAATAAAAACTTATCGAATTCAGTGGTTTTGGCATAATATTGaaccaaattattttggttGGAATCTTCATCGTTAAGCTTTAAAATAGCTGGCCTAGAACAAAACTTGGATTTGATGTCATTTAAATCATCGTTTATGGTGGCCGACATTAAAAATGTTTGtaaattctttttaatTGGCAAATAGGATTCAAGTTTTTGCAAGTCTTCTAAATAACCATATGACAATACcaaatcaacttcatcaatagTCAAGTTTTTCACAGTTGACAAGTTGATTAAATTCGAATTTACGTTCTTTTCgagaatttgaatcaatttagCAGGCGTAGATACTATTATTTCCGGCTTGTTTATTAATAACGAATTGATAACTTGATCTGATAAGTTTGACGATATGTTAATTAGCCTGATTTTACTGTTGcagaatattaatagtttTTCCAAAAATTGACTGActtgatttgataattctCTAGTTGGAACAAGTATAATACttttaatttctctttCAGTCGATTCGTCTTGCAACAAATTCTGAATAATAGGGATACTATACGCAGCTGTCTTACCCGAACCAGTAGAAGCTTTAGCAATTATGTCTCTTTTTTCCTCTATGGCCAAGGGAATGGCACTTGATTGAATTAATGTTGGATTTTCAAACCCTAATTGGTCAATAGCTTGTAATAAACGAGCATCTAAACCGAATGATTCCCAAGTTGTTGAGTCATCAACATAGGCCGCGGCAGCAGCAGCCGTTAGGTTCTTTTTATCTTGTCCCATCTACTACTATAACGTTCTTTAAAGTTTGAAGAAGAGCTGCTAGCATTAGTAGACCTCatctgaatttttttttgtagCTTCTTGGTCCTCATTGCGTGCGGCTTTTATTGATACGATGGATTTTAGTTCACTAAATCCCAGTTCCATTTTATACATGCCCTACCTAAATTGTCTTATAAACCTTGTGAAATTAGCTACTACATAAGTGATCGTCTAATAGTATAGTGTCacttgaatattataaataggATGGGTTTAAGTAAAATATAACAACTATTTGTTCtctaaaattaattcagtATAAAAAGGGCGTGTGGCGTAGTTGGTAGCGCGTCTGCCTTGCAAGCAGAAGGTCACTGGTTCGATTCCTGTCTCGTCCATTTTTTTGACAAAATCGAATCAACAATGTACTGGTTGTGATGAGACCAGAGTTCCATGTATTATATCTTTGTTGTATCGGTTGGTTTGCAATTTCACCTTTAATAATGTAAGAAAGTCGACATGAGACTAGCGCGagcaaaaaatattatgcGTAcgagaaaaagaaatagtTGCAAAAAGATGTTATAGGCTAAAATTTAGGATTTTGCTACTAGTTATGAATGAATGCAAATTACATTTATGAGGCATATTAATACATGAAGTTTATAAATAAGATATAAGTATCCTAAAACCACTGcaaatgataaatttgttCTAATTTTCGTGTGATTTAGGTTGGTAGTTTACAATATTAAACGATGATTGATCTGAACTTTGTACAGGAGGAGTGGAGTTATTTGTCTGAAATTCCGAATTGATAGATTGCCCTGGCGATATATTCTCTGGTTGTGTGAAGGGTATACTACCAATATTATCCACGTTATTTGGTTCGGTGTTTCTTGTCGCAGTTGTTAGGTTTGTCGATAGTGGGACGGCATCAACAGTAGCGGCTGCTCTGCTAGTTGGTCTATTCGCAAATTCATGTGATCGTTGAAGAAACTGATTTATCCCAATGGCATGTGGTCTTGAATGGCTTCTATTCATGGCATGATAGCTTTGTGTTGAATGGCTTCTAATCACAGGGGGTCTGTCTTGGTTTTGCGATTCGATGTCTTTATGTTGTTTATTTACTGTCAAATTTGACAAAAACTTCTTAACGTGATCTCCAATATATGTTGCAGTCGTGGAATCGTCgtcattttgaaattcagTTCTAGCTGTATGAATTGAATCAAGATCTTCGTCGATGGTATTAACATTCATACCAGATGCAATAgatctttctctttcacTCGGAGGTGCCATTCCGTATACAGGGAAAACATTCTTCGGAGATTTAGCAGCATAACGAGCATTACCAACACTAAATCTAGAAGCTCCTGACGCTCtagaagaaattttaatcaaattctctGGATATCCACTAAAATTATCTACTAACTGCTCTGGTGGAGCAACAGAAACATTATTTTCGGAACTTAAGCTTGAACTCTCGCGCTTTTCAGTTTTCATAAGTGACTCTGGCACTTCTTCGAATTCCTCAGTAATAGTTCGTGATCTATTTTTAACAACTCTAGAATCAGAGTTGATTTGTGGTTGTTCATCTCTTGCATCGTATTCGggtaaattcaattttctttgatctCTTTCCACACTGTACAAATGTAAGTACCATGGGATTACGATTCCAAAGAACGAACCACCGATTATGTTACCAAGTGCCCCTGGCAACATAATTTTCCACGCAACCTTCCCAACAGATATCGGTGCATGGTTTATTAATCCCATTAGTACAATGTACATATCTGCAACAGAATGGGTGAAGCCAATACTTACAAGTGAAAATATCGGCAAAAGTAACATGAGAAACTTCACATGCACAGGCCTTACCattatttgtaaatatatacCAAGACAGACAAAAAAGTTACCGGCCATACCCTTAATTAAGTTATCAACGAAAGAAAACGATGCCTTCTGCATTAAAGCTTCAATTGATCCTTTCACAAAATCTTCTTTCTGACTGATATGGGAAAAATGGCAGATGACATAACAGACAAATATATTCGCTACCAAATTTATCCAATAACTAACAAGCCAACTGATTATAAGGTCTAGTATAGATACAGCTCCTCGTACGAGACCCACACtgaaaaacaaaatattcGAGTTGAACAAATCCGTACCAGTGATAACAACATAAAATAAACCGATTGGATAAGCAAACCCTTGAAGCAACACTATAATTCCTGGGTTGCTCTCTTTCAAACCCGGATTATACGATTCTAGTACGTCAAATATCATTCCACCTGTACTGAATAATAGTCCTCCCATGAATGAATTGACAATTAGTACTTCTATGGGTAGACGAGCTTTTTTCATAGACGTAGCAACTACAGCCAAGGCTGCTTCATTATTCGTAGAGTACGAATCATCCATATTTAACTGTAAGAGATCTATGAGAATAATGTATTTGTCATGAGATGGGTATAAGTTTGAGACAGAATTTGAGACTTCAAAATAACGCGGATTAATCCGTACAGAAATATCGAGATCAACAACTGAAAGAAAGGCAGACAAGATGTATAATGCTATATATACGTAGCAAGTATACGTGtattcattgaataatgcaTGAAAGGATATAATGCTACACTGATGAGACCAAGTTAGAGAGTATATTTGTActcaaaaaataatataacaaaagttgcaaaatctATAAATACCGcttaattaatatacaaGACAATGTAAGGAATCAACTGTGAGATTCGTTAAGTGTATCCTTTACAAAAAGTGGGCTATTAGCAATATCCTTCTTAAAGTTAAGATTACTAATTTCATTCTGTTGGATTTCCTCGGAAGCGCCATCATCGATGGGCTCTATTAAATTTGCTTCTGACCGATATTCAGATCGTTCGTTTAAATGTTGGCCACCGACCAGATGGGTATTAATTGCTTCTGTGTCAAtggatattgaagatgtcACATTTTTCGTACTGGCTTTTTTTATGGATGCTCGAGCTGCTTTAACCAAAGACTTATATTCGTTTCTATTGGCGTCTAACCACTCCTTCACGGAGAAATTCTTGTCTGTGATGGACTTCACAGCGGGACTTCCATTATTAAACAAAGTGGATGTCGACCCTTGGTTTGTGAATGCCAGATGAGAAAGTTCCCATTGATTAAGTTTTTGCTTCAACACCTTTTCCGATAAAGGATGATTGCTATCCAAATTTGagttaaataaaatataatattggTTATACCTCAATTCAAGCTGGATTCTAGTTCCCTGCACTGGAAGCTTCAAAtgtgataatttttcttttaatttaGGAGTAGTTAATGAGCTAAAATCCAATTTCGGAAGCTTCTTTATATCATTGTGGTGGTGCTTAGAAACCTCATCAAAGTAGAAGTTTTGGTTGTCTGTTTTAGATAAATCCAACTTACCAGCACCTGCCATTATGGGTTTATTATCCGCTGGCTTGAAAAATGACGAGATTCCGTTATTCGTCTTGTTGGGCTGTCTTCTCTTCATAGATTGATATCTCAGAGATGAATTTCCTGCAGACCTTGAACTCGAAGGCTGGCTCTTTCCACTTAAACAATAATCAATATGTTGCGTTTGTAGTAAATCCGCTGACATTACCTCAGCGCAAATTGGGCATTCCACCATTTCATTTCTGGTTGGAATAGCATTTCGTGAATTTGAGTTAATCTCTGcctttattttcttctttgggACGTCATTTGATGCTTCGGATAACTCTAGACTGTTACTTTCATCCGATGATATCTCGATAACTTCTTGATCTGGCGATGATCTTTTCCGGGAATCTTCGTCTTTGCTTGGTATCTCTGAAAATGGGCTTCTATTTTTGTCATATGCTTCATTCGACTCTTCTTTCTTAAGTAACTCTAGTAAAATAGGTCTGAATTTGGAAAAACATAAAACTATCTCTTCTAGTAATATAACCCGCTTGAGATTACTTTCAAATTGCTCTGCTTTACACAAAGGACAATGACTGTTAACAATCAAGTATTCCCTAATACAATGTGAACAGAATGTATGGTTACAGCTCGTTATGACGGGCGCCTTAAGAAATTCTTTACATATATAGCAACGCTGTAGTGAATCAAGTTCTTTTAGATTTGGCAATTTTGTAGGTTCCCAGTCCGAGGGATCTGTAACATTCTGAAGATTTTTCGTAAAtggatttgaattcatAACTTCAGAATAAATCAGCCACTATACCACAGGAATTATATCATGGAAGTGATTTAAATATGCAAATCTGCTGAGTAAACGTCAATATCACCAAATGCTTTTGGTCATTTTGATGCGCgttatcaaaatcttatATAAATGACATATGAttacaattcaaaattttatatactatGCACAAGACTATTTATAAGAATACTGTCCCATAAAGGATTACAATTCATCATGCAATTGACTCGTTGGTTTAGGTTCAGAATATCTAGTTTTCGTCAGTTTTTTACTGAGACTTTTCTTCGGAATTCTTGTTTTGTTGCTGGACTTTGTAGCACTTTTGATTTTCGATTGAGGTGAAGACGTGCTCGATGATAATTTACTACTCAAGATAGTTTTCTGAGGAGCTTCAGTGGATGCCGCTTTAGTGTTTGGTTGTGTGGTTACCTTAGTTGATTTGGCCTTTCTTGTTTTACTTGATCTTTTAGAGGACAACCTCTTGGAAGAAGCCTTAGACGTTGAACTAGCAGTACTGGAGACCTCACTAGTAGTCGATTTGAGGGAAGATATACTAGTAGTTGATTTCGTAGCAGAAAGGTTACTTGTAAATGATTCAGTGGTAGAATGTTCAGCGGTAGAAGGTTCAGTAGTAGAAGGTTCAGTAGTAGAAAACTTACTGGTAAAAGGTTTGGTAACAATACTTTCTTCATCGATAGAAATACTTTGCTTCTCAGGAGCTGTAACACTTGATTGACTAACAACTTTACTAGGATCGACATCATGTTTGCTTATAAATGATTGTGAAACAGTTTGCGTTCTAAcatcatcttcttgatCAAAGGTTGAATCGTCGACAATATAACCGTCTGAGGTTGGTTCAGTATCTCTTTCGTCAAAAGAATCAGCATGTGGTAAATCAGCCGGACAGGAATCATCTACCTCGCTTTCAACATCCTCTTCTATATCGTTTTCTATAATAGGTGAATCAGCAGGGCGAGAGTC encodes:
- a CDS encoding DEHA2F12188p (similar to uniprot|P38776 Saccharomyces cerevisiae YHR048W Hypothetical ORF), with amino-acid sequence MENNEPNSSKRDSGESSYSGIRDSGSQIPSDGEKNDDARFEVVFDGNGDDKEDMRNLSKLHKWIIAIIISVTSFCVTCTSAAWSMASDNIMEHFGISHEVSTLGISLYVFGLGLGGIFLSPISEFHGRKITYIISLSFSFAFQCLTAFSPNIGSMLFGRYMSGFFGSAFMSVAAGSLADIFAKDEMSTPLLLYTISPFVGPGVSPLISGFINSSVYFRWTFYVMLIWTGVLVVMIVLFVPETYQPVLLKKKAARLRKTTGDNRFYAPLERDPTSLFESTVMSCKKPILLIFKDYMTLALCFYTGFALAIVYLFFIALPYIYKTVFEFKLASQGLAFLGLIIGMALASLASPSLFNKQYLRLIEKNGGVHKPEFKFLPLMAGVFFIPVGLFIMAWTSYPHLHWIGPIIGSSIFGAGTVLIFNGVFAYTVDAYRLYAASAMATNTFIRCTMSGVFPLFGLQMYEGMGIQWATTFLALIACAMIPVPFILYKYGPYLRSKSSFTWS
- a CDS encoding DEHA2F12166p (weakly similar to uniprot|P28319 Saccharomyces cerevisiae YKL096W CWP1 Cell wall protein precursor), giving the protein MKFGTLSLLALTVASVANAIPVARGDFKDIHFGIEASNSETKFDCDPIKKVDSHPHVFCVGGNDGNDVSLTLREDGSLVDQDGRGIYVNPNTGEFGNVDPWGEQQPSCGFEIKDNHLTYQGTNDWKACPSGPDIYSLARNDCTGGTDIDLKVLDPHCD
- a CDS encoding DEHA2F12210p (similar to CA0714|IPF9480 Candida albicans IPF9480 unknown function), which translates into the protein MPDIEPSSLKEGKLYRDLEKSVSSLDETNPPLYPAPKPLKRKLIIYLLIESTISLSLYYNYNSLINIHPLVAPTLLGSSTAALAQSINQYFNKKLNFRRVCKFVVWGSINGFFTALWVELLMSKFDKTLHRIFVDQLVGAPTFQMVFNVLSSLWENGEISASTRQKYIKSLKYSYCYWPLFSIGTFIYIPKNMIVPANCLANLVWNIILSKLS
- a CDS encoding DEHA2F12144p (similar to uniprot|P53834 Saccharomyces cerevisiae YNL281W HCH1 Heat shock protein regulator that binds to Hsp90p and may stimulate ATPase activity), translated to MVVHNPNNWHWVDKNCLPWSKDYFQKEIINTCFENDSLKISLDKVDSITGDCDVTQRKGKALCIYDMKLQFSINGVTKNEDETFTGTIVVPEFVHDQDEDEYIFEIDSENYKIEIRKFFIPILKEKLMNFQGDLVNAHEKDVQHNST